Proteins from a genomic interval of Lentimicrobiaceae bacterium:
- a CDS encoding helix-turn-helix transcriptional regulator has translation MVNLNKIREIAKEKKITMRKLAFESGVSEPGLYQLIRNNSTTLDTLAKIAEVLDVDIRIFFETEEETKQRKAGNKIFLAFEIDKEHENKIVKMVMGKDFIKLIQSK, from the coding sequence ATGGTTAACCTAAACAAAATCAGAGAAATAGCTAAAGAGAAAAAAATTACAATGAGAAAATTAGCTTTCGAGTCAGGTGTGAGTGAACCCGGACTTTATCAACTTATAAGGAATAATTCTACTACCCTTGATACATTAGCCAAAATTGCTGAAGTTTTGGACGTTGATATAAGAATATTTTTTGAGACGGAAGAGGAAACGAAACAAAGAAAAGCAGGTAACAAAATATTTTTAGCTTTTGAAATAGATAAAGAGCATGAAAATAAAATAGTTAAAATGGTAATGGGTAAAGATTTTATAAAATTAATACAATCAAAATAA